The Acyrthosiphon pisum isolate AL4f unplaced genomic scaffold, pea_aphid_22Mar2018_4r6ur Scaffold_67;HRSCAF=410, whole genome shotgun sequence genomic interval AGCGTATAATTAAGACAATTTTGGTTGgtagatgtaatattatattgattgtaaaatatttagatttaatggtcaattttaaaatgtaatgtgatccatatatttgtgatttaataattgattgtaaataatattttttcttttagaaaatGCTGAGTCTTCAAATTCAAGACATTCCATTTTGAACTCTCCTATTGGAAAAATAGTAGTTGAAGATAATGACCAGAACTTTTCTTCTTCACATTCAAATtcgttatcaaataataaaaactataaacttatGTTTTCTTCTGCGAAAAGGACTATATTTGATACAATTGAAACTGATGAGATATTTAACCAAGGTAAATTTAGTAAGCAGGTTATTGTAAATATAGATGTTGTAATTGgtagatgtataataattgtattataatatgtaaaatattttaatttaataattaatgataattttttttaatttattgtgtgTACCATATTTGTGATTTAATAAttgactgtaaattattattcatgtttttagAAAATGCTGAGTCTTCAAATTCAAGACATTCCATTTTGAACTCTCCTATTGGAAAAATAGTTGTTGAAGATAATGACCGGAACTTTTCTTATTcacattcaaataataaaaacaataaacttaaGTTTTCTTCTGCAAAAAGGACCATATTTGATACAATTGAAACTGATGAGATATTTAACCAAGGTAAATTTAATAAGCAGCTTATTGTAAATATAGATGTTGTAATTGgtagatgtataataattgtattatatgtaagatattttattttaataattaatgatacatttttaaatgtattgtgttTCCATATTTGTGATTTAATaatcaattgtaaattattaatgctTTTAGAAAACTCTGAGTCTTCAAATACAAGACATTCCATATTGTACTCTCCTATTGGAAAAATAGTTGTGGGAGATAATGACCAGAACTTTTGTTATTCACATTCAAAATCAGTATCAAATGTTAAAAACAGTAATACACCTATGTTTTATTCTgcaaaaactaataatactgCAGACAAATTGATGCCCAAttgtggtatttttatttttacccttTTTACATATAACAgttgttttatcataattatttttttagattttcaaacaTTTGTGATAAATGCACtatcaaaaatgaaatatgacATTTCTGGCATTAATTCAAAGACAAACGCTACACATATTCTTTTAAATTCTTTTGTAACAAATTCTGGGAATTCCAGTATTCAAGAACAGCTGAACAATAATCAAATAGGCCAAACTTcagaatattacaatttatttcccATTCAAACTGAAGAAGATCTTCAGACTGCAGAGAGTAGAATTCttgataagaatataagatcTAATTtggtatgtgtatataatatatataaatacatatgctttatatattttattagtttgtgaacattacattttttagtaacGTTACTTACCTatgtctaaataattatattttattgttatcaggTACTTCAATTGTCATTGTTAGTTGGTATTAAAGATGTTGGAGATAGCGTTCGtagattaatgattaaaatgttcTCAGATGAAGTCCTAACTTTATACTCCTTATTaggattcaaaaaaaaaaagaatttttccAAACTCGGATGCTATACTTTATTGATAGGTAAGTTTAGTATATCTCTTCtgatattgtactatattactattaaaagaaTATCGCATTATAAACTCTCGagtgttaataaataatgaacacGACTTATATATCACATCTATAAGTTGAACtactttaaattaaagtaacatttagaattttaatcatttttagatGCGTTACGAgtacattcaaaatttaaagatGTTATCAACAAGGATTTTGATAAACCTCTTGCTACATGGATAGCGCATGCATCATTtcgattaaaatcaaataaagcTTAagcctttaatataataactgtatttaaaaaatatattattacattacagcTTAAGTCCCAGCTAGAAATgtcttgttataatataattaataatatataatagatatcgtttataattatttgcaacttaaaaatctatagttgatattgtttttttttattattactcaatttgatataaaatcagatttctttttaaaaaatcttttataatacacctacataatatgttattaaaatatattattatattataataaattgtaatcaatcataaaaaaaaatattttaatacataattactgCTTAAGTCGCagctataaatgtattttattaaaatatatattatatataaatataatgttgtttataattatatttgcaacttaataatttagatattattttttttctttataactcaatttgatttttgaaaaaatgttttataatacatattattagatttatacatgttatatttaattatatatagatatactttaaaaaaaataaatattttaagtaatacaaCTATAAGTTCAAGCTAGAAATgtcttgttataatatatatataatgtaaatattgttaatctattgatgcattg includes:
- the LOC115033016 gene encoding uncharacterized protein LOC115033016, which gives rise to MFLENAESSNSRHSILNSPIGKIVVEDNDRNFSYSHSNNKNNKLKFSSAKRTIFDTIETDEIFNQENSESSNTRHSILYSPIGKIVVGDNDQNFCYSHSKSVSNVKNSNTPMFYSAKTNNTADKLMPNCDFQTFVINALSKMKYDISGINSKTNATHILLNSFVTNSGNSSIQEQLNNNQIGQTSEYYNLFPIQTEEDLQTAESRILDKNIRSNLVLQLSLLVGIKDVGDSVRRLMIKMFSDEVLTLYSLLGFKKKKNFSKLGCYTLLIGKFNALRVHSKFKDVINKDFDKPLATWIAHASFRLKSNKA